In a genomic window of Desulfovibrionales bacterium:
- a CDS encoding antitoxin, whose product MKKTILDAEEKDILESYERGEWRTVKNQKQEIIKLREYAKNTLQKDKRINIRMSSKDLDQVQVIAAQEGIPYQTLISSIIHKYVSGYLTEKKRVGKSGTAMK is encoded by the coding sequence ATGAAAAAGACGATCTTAGACGCTGAAGAGAAAGATATTTTAGAATCATATGAACGTGGAGAATGGCGGACTGTAAAAAATCAAAAGCAGGAAATAATAAAACTCCGTGAATATGCGAAGAATACACTTCAAAAAGACAAGAGAATAAATATCCGGATGTCATCCAAGGATCTGGATCAGGTACAGGTCATTGCTGCTCAAGAAGGCATTCCTTACCAAACACTCATATCCAGCATTATACATAAATACGTATCCGGCTATTTAACAGAGAAAAAGAGAGTTGGGAAATCGGGGACAGCCATGAAATAA